Part of the Polyangiaceae bacterium genome, CGAACCGTCGTCGCCTTCACCTGCTTCAGTCCGTCGAGCGCCGTGCACATGCCTATCGAGCCCCCGGAAACTCAGCGAGTTCACGTCGTGCAGCGGCCTAAGCGATCACCGATGCTGCTGCTTGCTTTGCAGACCTCACAACGCCCACCGAGCGCGCCAGGTCTTCGGTGAGGACCACATCCAGAACGAGATCTCGGAGGCGCGAGCGAGGCGAAGACAGAGCACGCCACCGGCGCCACCAGCGCCGACGCCCGCGCCCGAGGGCGGCGTGTCCGAAAAGGTGCTCGGAGCGCTGGTTCGGATGGGGTTCAAGCGAGCGGACGCGCGGCGAGCCGTCGAGCAAGCGCGCCTCTGCGAGGTGGAGCCGCTGCTCGAGCCGATGCTTCGCGCGACGCTCGCCATTCTCACACCGTGAGACGGTTCGGGCACACCCCACGTCGAATGGGGTGTGCACGGATTGCCCTTGGTGGTCATTGTCAGCGGCAGCGCCGTGGGCACGCATGCGGACGAAGGAAAGGAGCTCATCTGTGCCTCGAACAGGTCGCACTCAACGCAGAGTCATCGGCATGCTCGTCAAACGCTTCGGCGACGCGCGCCTCGACGAGGTCCGCGACCCGCGCAACCCGTACATTTCGTGTTCGGCGCCTCGCGCCAGGTGGCGCTGTCGCGACAAACGCCTCGCTGGGAGCGAAGTCCTCCGGCTCGGCCGGACTCTCTATTTTGGCCGCGCTGCTCGGGATGGTGGCCGGAAGCAGGAGCCTGCGCGAGGTCGAGCAGCTGACTGATGAGCTCACGCCGCCAATCCGGGCGAAGCTCGGCATCAGTAGCACGTTTTTAAATTTTCGTGCTACTCCTGGCGCGTGGCTCGCCGCGCGGCACTTTCGGTGTGTTGCACCGTTGCCTGGCTGACCAGCGCGCCGGCCGCGGCCCACGACGATGCGCCGCGGCCGGATCACGAGGAGCACGACGCGCTGGAGGTCGAGGTCCGCGAGGACCCCAGGGCGTCGGAGGCGGCATCGCGGCTGCTCGTCGGGCGCCGCGAGCTCGAGCTCAGGCCGCGCCGGCGACCGGCCGACCTCGTGGAGGCAGTTCCGGGCGCGTTCGCGGTGCAACACGCCGGGGGTGGCAAGGCCGCGCAGTACTTCCTGCGCGGCTTCGACGCGGACCACGGCACCGACGTCGCCTTCTTCGTGGACGGCGTGCCGGTAAATCTGCCGAGCCACGGGCACGGGCAGGGTTACACCGATCTCGGCTTCCTGATCCCGGAGCTGGTCGTCAACGTGGATGCGTACAAGGGCCCGAACTGGGCGCGGTTCGGCGACTTCGCCACGGCGGGTGCGATCGACTTTCAGCTGGCGGAGGTCGTTCCCGAATCCTACGCGAGCGCGCAGGTGGGGCAGTACGGTGTCGCTCGCGGGCTGGTGGTCGCCTCGCCCGCGCTGGCCGACGACTGGCGCGCCGTCGTCGCCGCCGACGCGAGCGTCCAGGAAGGGCCGTTCGTGCACTCCGAGAAGCTCGGCCGGAGCAGCCTGTTCGCTCGTACTTCGCACGACCTCGGACCGCGACAGAAGCTCTCGCTCACGCTGTCCTCGTACGCCGCGCGCTGGTACGGCTCGGGCCAGATCCCCGCGCGGGCGGTGTGCGGAGAGGGCGAGCCCGGCGCCGCGCCTCCATCCGCGTACGGCGAGCCCTGCCTCGAGCCCTTCGACTCCGTGGATGCGAGCGAGGGCGGCTCGCAGGCGCGGCACTCGGCTGCACTGGCGTATGCGCTCGTCGCGCACAGCGCCGAGCTACACGCGCTCAGCTACGTCACGCTCTCGCGCTGGAACCTCTACTCGAACTTCACCTTCTTCGCGCGCGACCCGCAGAACGGCGACGGCATCGAGCAGGTGGACGACCGCACCACCCTGGGCGGCCACGCCCGGGTGCTCCGCCACTTCCACCACGGGCGGACGCGCTTCGCCGCCGCTTTCGGCGCGGAGCTCAGAGCCGACTCGATCGACAACGCGCTCTGGGGTCAGCGCCAGCGCGAACGGCTCGCGCAGCGGGTCGGCGCCAACGTGAGCGAGACGCAGTCGGCGCTGTACGTAGAGGGCGACCTCCGGCTGGCGCCGGCGCTGCGCTTCCTCTCGGGCCTGCGCGTGCAACGCGTGGACGTACGCGTCGAGGACCGCCTCGAAGATCTGTCGGTGCTCGGAGACCGCTCGAGCGGCTCGGACGGCGCCTCGCTCCTGCTGCCGAAGCTCGGCGTGGTCGTCACGCCGGTGTCGGGCTGGGACGTGTCGGCGCATTACGGACGCGGTTTTCACTCCAACGACGCGCGCGGCGCCGTGCGCGCCACGGGCACGGTGGACCTCCTGACGCCGGCGCTCGGCTACGAGGTCGGCACTCGCGTCGAGCCCTGGCGCGGCGTGAGCGCGTACGCCAGCGCTTTCTGGCTCGACCTTGGCTCGGAGCAGGTCTGGGTCGGCGACGAGGGGACGACCGAGGCGTCCGGCGCCACGCGGCGCCTGGGGCTGGAGCTCGGCGCGCGGGCGAAGCTCGGGGGCTGGCTCTACGCCGACGCCGACCTCACGCTGACGCGGGCGGAGTACCGCGACGGCCCGGAGTCAGGGAGCCCTGTCCCGCTCGCGCCCACGCGCACCTTCACCGCCGGCATCGGCGCGCGGCACGAGCTCGGCGCGTACACACCTTTCGGAGCTCTGCGCCTGCGGGCGCTCGCGGATCGCGCGGCCAGCGAGGACGGCGCGCTCGTCGCCGAGGGTCACACGCTGCTCGACGCCTCCGCCGGGCTGCGCTGGAAGCGGATCGAGGCCGGGGTGGACGTGCAGAACGTCACGGATGCGCGCTGGCGTGAGGTCAGCTTCGCGACGGAGAGCCGACTCTCCTACGAGCCGGCTCCGGTGACGGGCGTACACTACACGCCGGGCTGGCCGCGTACCGTGCTGGGGCGAGTCACGCTGTACATGCCCTGACTCACTTCTGCACCAGCGCTCCCCCTGCCCAGCCCACGCCGCTCACGCGCTTGCCGCTCGTCGCGACGAGGGCGCTTCGGTCCGCCACGAAGTCGATGGGCCCGGGCTTCGCTCGGGTGAGCGCGAAGGTCAGCGTGCCGATCACGACCTCGCCGCCGGACAGACCGGCCGCCTTGCCCTTCTCGGTCACTGTGCCGACGAGCAGGCCCGGCGTCTTCGCCGAACCGAGCGCGATGGGCGGCGAGCCGGGCCAGGCCGGCGACGCCTCGAGCTTCTCGAAGGCGAGCGTGGCCGGGTCGTAGCTCAGGCGGAACGCCACGCCGTAGAGATCGGCGAGCGAGTGCCCGACGAGCTCGAGCACGAGGCGATCCTTGCCGAGCTCCTTCTGGCGCAGCGTCACCGCCGTGCCGGCGGGCTTCGACGCGGGCTCGAACACGAAGCTGCCCTTGGGTTTGGACCCGCCGCTGCCGCCGCTGTCCGAGCCACAGGCCGCGAGAACGAAGGCGAAGAGCAGGATGAAGCGCTTCACGCGCCACCTCCCTTCAGCGCGCCGAAGGCGTTCACGACGGCGCCGAGATCCGAGTCGCCGATGCTGGCGTTGCCGTCGGCGTCGCAGCGCGGGTCGAAGTCCAGATCGCTGGACCAGATCCCTTCGCCGCCGGGCTGGCTCGGATCGGCGACTTTGCCGAGGCGCCAGGCGCAGTGGATCACGTCGAGCCCATCGACCTCGCCGTCGAAGTCGAGATCGCCAGCCACCGCCGACCGGCTCCAGATCAGGCCGTCCTGGCGCGGGCTCGGGCGCACGCTGCGCACCGCGGCGGATTCGCTGATCTGCACCGGTTTCGAGCCCTCGAAGCGCACGCGCTGCTTCTTCACGCTGCCGTCGGCGAGCGTGATCAGGAGCTCGAGCGGGATCACCAGGTCGTCCACGTCCGAGGCGGTGACGCTGAGCTCGCCGGCGGTCTGGCTCCAGCCGATGCGCGGCTCCGCCCCCGTGCCCGAGTAGACCCACTGCGCGAACACCGGGTCGAAGTCCTCGCCGCTCTTCTCTTCGAGCAGATCGAGGAAGTCGCCGGTGTCGCAGAGCTTCTGCCCGCAGTCCTTGGCCCAGCTCTGGAGGAGCGTCGCGAAGGTGGCGTCGCCGACCACGACGCGCAGGTACTCCACGAAGGCGGACGAGCGGATGTACGCCCAGAGCGTGTTCTGGATGCCGTCGTTCGGGATCTCGGACGAGCTGCCGGCCACCAGGGGCAGGGTCGCGTCGCCCATGTACCTGACCAGCATCCAGTGCTCGCGGTAGCGGCGCGCCAGGTACTCGTCCCGGGGCACGTCCGCGTGCTGGTACTGGGCCGCGTAGTCGATCTGGCTGAACGTCGCGAGGCCCTCCACCAACCAGCGCGTGGTGATGATGTCCGTCGGCGAGACCAGCACGCCCCACCACTGGTGCGCGTTCTCGTGGGCCAGGGTCTCCTCGAAGTAGTCTGCGCTGCCGCTCGCGTAGTCCTCACTCAAGAGCGTGAGCCCGTGCCCCGCCGTGCCCCGGAAGATGTTCAGCCACCCGAGCGGGAGCTTGAACACCTTGAGCTCCGAGTAGGGCAGCTTCTGGCCCGCCTGCGCGTCGATGAAGGGCAGAATGTTCTGCATCCAGCTCGCGAATTCGGGCCCGTAGCTCGGCGCGACGCTGGTGGTGAACACGCTGGTCGGAAGGCTCACGCCGCTGACCGGCTTGGACGCCAGCTCCCCCATCATCACGATGTTGCCGCCGTAGCTGTGGTAGCCCGGGATCTTCCACTTGCTGGTGGTCTTGCCGCCCCCGCTCGACTCCGAGACCTTGTCGCCGCTCGCCACCACGTTCACGCCGGCCGGCACCGTGAGCTCGAGGGAGCGGCTGGCTCCCCAGGCGTTGTAGCCGCCGACGTTGTCCTGGTCGTAGACGCCGGCGATGGCGCCGTTCTCCGACAGGAACGCCAGCGGCTTGCCCGAGTAGCAGCCCTCGTTCTTGCACTCGAGCGTGCCGGCGTAGTCCACGGCCAAGCTGATCGACTCGCCGCTCGCGAGGGGCGGGCTCACGTCGAGCGTCACCATCGTGTAGCCCTGATAGGACTGGTTGGACATGCCCACGGTCTTGCCCGCCGCGGTCGCGGTCGCGGCGCTCAGCCCGCTGTCCAAGAGGAGCGACACGGCGCCCACGGCGGAGTGCGCCGAGAGCTTCAGCGTAAGGTGCCCGACGAGTGCGCCGGTCTCCGGCACCACGTCGAGCACGGTGTCGATGGCGAGCACCTGCGTGCTCACGAAGAGCGGGGACGACAGCGGCTTGGGCAGCACGCTCGGCTTGGGCCGACCGAGGAGCTCGGAGTAGCTCGGGATGGGGGTCGCGTGAGCCAGGCCCGAGGCGGCGAGGAGCCCGAGGCTCGCCAAGAGAGGACGGGGTCTCATCGACGACAAGCCTGTCGGCGCCCGCGACCGGGCGCAAGCTCGGTCAGCGCACCTCGAGCTCGAAGTCGTCCTCGACCACGACCTCGTCGCCCTCGACCCGGGCCAAGAAGCGCCGCTGGTCACCGCACAGGCCAGCGGGGGCGACGAGGGCGCCGGTGCGGAGCGAGAAGACGTAGCCGTGCATCGGGCAGCTGACGGTCTCTCCGTCCTGCGTCCCCTCCGACAGGCTCGCGCCGGCATGGTTGCAGCCGTCCTCGATGGCGCAGGGCACGCCGTCCACCAGCGCGACGCACACGTCGAAGGGAGGGAAGTGCAGGCGCACCAGCCCCTCGCGTTGCAGACGGGCGAGGGGCAGGCGGCCGACCGGCTTCGTCACTGAATGACGACCAGCTCGTAGGTCGAGTCGTCCCAGGCGTAGAGCTTGTTGGCGGCGGCATCGAGCCCGAGCCCGTAGCTGCCGTAGCCCGTGCCGTAGCTGGCCAAGACGTCGCTGTAGGGCGTGGCCCCGCCGGGGTTGCAGGTGAAGTAGACGATGTCGTCCCCAGCCTTGAAGTAGAGGAAGTCGGCCGTGCCGTCGCCCGTCGTGTCCTTCGCGTGCAGGTAGTTCTGCGTGGTCGAGAGATCGAGCGAGTTGGTGAGCAGCGTGACCGCGGAGGTGGTGCGGTCCACGCGGACCAGCCGGTCGTCGTCGCCGCAGGTCAGGTAGAAGAACTTGTCGTCCACGGCGATGCCGTAGCACGAGCCCTCGCTCGGGACGCTGGCCTCGAGCTTGGCCGTGGTCGGCGGGCTCGCGGCCAGGGCGTCCACCGACCAGATCTGCACCGAGTCGGTGGTGACCATGTAGATGCGCCCCTTATACAGGTTCGCCGAGTCCATGGTGTCGGCCGGAGCCGCCGGGAACGTGGCGAAGTCGGTGAGCCCAAAGCTCGCGCCGGCGTCCTTGGAAATGCGCCAGACGAAGCCGGTCGTGCCGGACGACTTCGACTCGATGGTGAAGAGGTCGTTGCCGCTCACGACCATGTCGTAACCCAGGTGCGAGGAGCCGAGGCCCGCCGCGGTGGTGACCTCCACGCCCGTGCCGCCGGACTTGGGCACGCGCCAGAGCTCCGTCGAGCCGCCGAAGTAGACGTTGCCCGTCGGGGCCTGATCGGGCACCACGTAGTAGACCGACGGGTAGCTCGACGCGGTGCCCGTCGGCAGCTTGGTCACGGTCTTGCCGATCATGCCCCCGGTGCCCGGGGCGCAAGGCGGCGTGATCACCGTGAAGTTCCAGGCTGCGGCCTTCAGCGGCTTCGAGCACTTGGCGTCGTTCAGGCCGGTCCAGCTCACGGTCACGACCTCGCCGGCCGGGAACGGGTTGACCGGCTCGATGTACATCGTCTTGTCGTCGGTCGAGAAGCTGATCTCGCTGGCCGTCGCGACGTTGTAGCTCAGGTTCGTCCCCTTGTTGCCGGTCACCGTGACGGTGCCGGTCGTGGTGGTGACGGCGGTCTCGAAGGTCACCGAGAGCTTCGGCTTGAGCGAGCTGGTGGTGGCGCCGTTCGCCGGGCTCGTGCTCACGGTGCCCGCGCTGAAGCTGCTGCAATCGATCTCGGTGATCTGGAGCTTGAGCGGCTTGCTGAGGGGCAACGAGCCGCTGGTGGTGTCGGCGACGTACATGAAGTACGTCGTCCCGGCGGTGACCGAGAAGCTGTCGCCCATCGAGACGTCGCTGTACTCCGAGACGCAAGAGAGCTGACTCGACAGGTTGCCGCAGACGCCGCTGCCGACCACCGCCACCCAGCGGGTGTCCACCGGCTTCTCGAAGGTGTAGTCCACCGTGCCGGTGAAGGTCGGCTGGTAGACCAACACGACGTCGGGGCCGTCCACGTCGGCCCAGGAGCAAGAAGGCGCGGTCGTCAGGTAGTCGTTCTTGCTGGCCGTCCAGTTGATCGTGTTGAGGCCCTTCTGCACCACGATGACATGGCCGCAGTCCTCGCCGGTGGGCGTCGCGGCCTTGCAGCTGAAGGTGCCGCCGGTCGAGTCGCAGGCCTGACCCAGCGGACAGGTCGTGGTGATCTTCCACTCCTGGCAGCCGCCGGTGGTGGCCTGGCACTCCTCGACCACGTTCGCGTTGCACTGCTTGGCGTTCAGGGTCGGGCAAGGGCTGTTGCAGACGCCCTCGCACTTCGCAGTGCCGCCGGCCCCGAGCTTGCAGAGCAGGCTCCCGCAGTCCTGGGTCTTGACCAGGTCCAGGCACCCGTTCGTGCCCTTCGTGCAGGTCTGGATGGCGTTGTTGGAACAGATCTGAAGACCTTCCTTGGCGCACTTGGCGGGACAGCTCGAATCGCAGGCGGCCGTGCCGCTCGCCGCGGAGCACACGCCCCCGGACGCGGCGCAGTCCGTCTTGGTGACCCAGCCCAGGCAGCCGCCGCTCTGCTTGGCGCACTCGCGAAGCACGTTCCCGCTGCACTGGAGCTCGCCGGCCTTGCAGGCGTCCACGCAACTGCCGGAGCACTGGGCGGCTCCGCTCGAGTCGTCGCAGCTCTGACCCTGGTCGGCGCAATCGCTGGACTTCGTCCAGGCCTTGCAGCCGTCGGGGCCGGTGGCACACGACTCGATGGCAGTGCCGTTGCACTGGGTCGCGCTGACGGTGGTGCAGGCATCCTGGCAGCTCGAGCTCTTGCACACGGCGCCCCCGCCGGTCGCCGAACAGGTCTTGCCCGTCGCCGCGCAGTCGTCGTCCTTGATCCATGTGCGGCACCCGCTCGCCAGCTCGGCGCACTTCATCACCACGTTGCCCTCGCAGGTGGTGTCGCCGACGTTCACGCAGACGTTGTTGCAGCAACCGCTGGTGTCCAGGCCGCAGGCCGCGGAGCACTTCAGCTGGCCCGCGGCGAACCCCTCGGTGACGCAGCTGTTGCCGCCCAGATCGGTGCCCTCGCAGATCTCGGTGGCGGCGCGCTTGCCGTCGCCGCAGCTGCCGGTGCCGGTGCTGCTGGACTCGCTCTCGGCGCAAGAGAAGGCCAGACCGGCAGAGAAAATCAGCAAGCAAAAAGCGGAGGCTCTGTTCACGACTGGTGCTCCCGAACGCGCCCGCCCCGGGCGCGAAGTCGGCGCCCCTGTACCACCCGGCCTTTTGCCGAGCAACTGAGCGCATATGCTTCAGCGCAATAGCTGGAACTTCCCGGCCGGGTAGCGCTTGCCGTTGATCAGGAGCGTCACCCGATGCTCCCCCGGGTGGTGCACGCGGGTGGTGTGCTGTTTCAGGGAGATGCTCTTCCCGAGGCTCACCCGCTCCGCCGGCGCGAGCTCGAGCGCCCGCAGCTTGAACACCTTGTCGCTCGTCTGGCCGCGTTGCTTCACGAAGCCCACCGCCAGATCGACGACGGCGCGGGCCGGCCCCTTTCCGGCGTTCGCGAGCACCAGCTCGACGCGCACACTCTGCCCAATGCGGACCCGCGCGGGCTGCACTTGCGCCGAGACCAGCTCGATGCGCGTCGGCGCGCCGAAACCCAGCACCTCCAGCGCGCCCGGGTGGCCCTGCTTCACCAGCGAGCGCAGCGCGCGCTCGACGACCCAGCGTCGCTCCGCGGACGCGCCGCGCATCCAGCGCCGGCACACCTCCACCAGGAGCTCCGGGTGGTCCTTGCCGATGTCGTTCAGGTTGTTGGCGACCGAGCGCCGGACGTAGAGCGAGGCGTCGTCCTTGAGCAGCTCGAGCAGCGCGAGCACGGGGCTCGGATCGCGCTGGTAGGCCCGCAAGCGGGGCGCCCAGGGCAAGCGCGGACGCGTGCCCTCGGACACCAGGCGCCGGACGTGGGGGTCCTGATCGCGGGCCCAGCGCCGGAGCTGGGTCAGCGTGCGCTCGGGGTGCCGCTCGATGAATGCGCGGATGCTGAACTCGGCGGTGAAGCGCCGGGTCAGCTCGCGCTGGGCGAGCA contains:
- a CDS encoding TonB-dependent receptor gives rise to the protein MARRAALSVCCTVAWLTSAPAAAHDDAPRPDHEEHDALEVEVREDPRASEAASRLLVGRRELELRPRRRPADLVEAVPGAFAVQHAGGGKAAQYFLRGFDADHGTDVAFFVDGVPVNLPSHGHGQGYTDLGFLIPELVVNVDAYKGPNWARFGDFATAGAIDFQLAEVVPESYASAQVGQYGVARGLVVASPALADDWRAVVAADASVQEGPFVHSEKLGRSSLFARTSHDLGPRQKLSLTLSSYAARWYGSGQIPARAVCGEGEPGAAPPSAYGEPCLEPFDSVDASEGGSQARHSAALAYALVAHSAELHALSYVTLSRWNLYSNFTFFARDPQNGDGIEQVDDRTTLGGHARVLRHFHHGRTRFAAAFGAELRADSIDNALWGQRQRERLAQRVGANVSETQSALYVEGDLRLAPALRFLSGLRVQRVDVRVEDRLEDLSVLGDRSSGSDGASLLLPKLGVVVTPVSGWDVSAHYGRGFHSNDARGAVRATGTVDLLTPALGYEVGTRVEPWRGVSAYASAFWLDLGSEQVWVGDEGTTEASGATRRLGLELGARAKLGGWLYADADLTLTRAEYRDGPESGSPVPLAPTRTFTAGIGARHELGAYTPFGALRLRALADRAASEDGALVAEGHTLLDASAGLRWKRIEAGVDVQNVTDARWREVSFATESRLSYEPAPVTGVHYTPGWPRTVLGRVTLYMP
- a CDS encoding Rieske 2Fe-2S domain-containing protein; this translates as MTKPVGRLPLARLQREGLVRLHFPPFDVCVALVDGVPCAIEDGCNHAGASLSEGTQDGETVSCPMHGYVFSLRTGALVAPAGLCGDQRRFLARVEGDEVVVEDDFELEVR
- a CDS encoding Ig-like domain-containing protein, giving the protein MLIFSAGLAFSCAESESSSTGTGSCGDGKRAATEICEGTDLGGNSCVTEGFAAGQLKCSAACGLDTSGCCNNVCVNVGDTTCEGNVVMKCAELASGCRTWIKDDDCAATGKTCSATGGGAVCKSSSCQDACTTVSATQCNGTAIESCATGPDGCKAWTKSSDCADQGQSCDDSSGAAQCSGSCVDACKAGELQCSGNVLRECAKQSGGCLGWVTKTDCAASGGVCSAASGTAACDSSCPAKCAKEGLQICSNNAIQTCTKGTNGCLDLVKTQDCGSLLCKLGAGGTAKCEGVCNSPCPTLNAKQCNANVVEECQATTGGCQEWKITTTCPLGQACDSTGGTFSCKAATPTGEDCGHVIVVQKGLNTINWTASKNDYLTTAPSCSWADVDGPDVVLVYQPTFTGTVDYTFEKPVDTRWVAVVGSGVCGNLSSQLSCVSEYSDVSMGDSFSVTAGTTYFMYVADTTSGSLPLSKPLKLQITEIDCSSFSAGTVSTSPANGATTSSLKPKLSVTFETAVTTTTGTVTVTGNKGTNLSYNVATASEISFSTDDKTMYIEPVNPFPAGEVVTVSWTGLNDAKCSKPLKAAAWNFTVITPPCAPGTGGMIGKTVTKLPTGTASSYPSVYYVVPDQAPTGNVYFGGSTELWRVPKSGGTGVEVTTAAGLGSSHLGYDMVVSGNDLFTIESKSSGTTGFVWRISKDAGASFGLTDFATFPAAPADTMDSANLYKGRIYMVTTDSVQIWSVDALAASPPTTAKLEASVPSEGSCYGIAVDDKFFYLTCGDDDRLVRVDRTTSAVTLLTNSLDLSTTQNYLHAKDTTGDGTADFLYFKAGDDIVYFTCNPGGATPYSDVLASYGTGYGSYGLGLDAAANKLYAWDDSTYELVVIQ
- a CDS encoding DNA alkylation repair protein, which codes for MAASLKRFFDRTVVSAIAKEIRAAHPAFPGAAFERQALAGLGRLELMDRGRHIAEALRAHLPEDPEHAIRILTRSLGPDIPADGSPGMSPFRYLPHTVFVAEHGLDCFETSMLAQRELTRRFTAEFSIRAFIERHPERTLTQLRRWARDQDPHVRRLVSEGTRPRLPWAPRLRAYQRDPSPVLALLELLKDDASLYVRRSVANNLNDIGKDHPELLVEVCRRWMRGASAERRWVVERALRSLVKQGHPGALEVLGFGAPTRIELVSAQVQPARVRIGQSVRVELVLANAGKGPARAVVDLAVGFVKQRGQTSDKVFKLRALELAPAERVSLGKSISLKQHTTRVHHPGEHRVTLLINGKRYPAGKFQLLR